The following proteins come from a genomic window of Pichia kudriavzevii chromosome 1, complete sequence:
- a CDS encoding uncharacterized protein (PKUD0A09990; similar to Saccharomyces cerevisiae YJL210W (PEX2); ancestral locus Anc_1.124), which translates to MGIMYPRNRVLQRDAIELESQAESILETQLDKAFKDGTLPITMQRIGSRYGDDLKLLLKLILFKLFVWNSSTRYGLILQNLKIANTSGSRLNTWGKAVIFLGIVGSYLKGKLSMFVYSDLFESWEATHPKLHGLVRKLSKVVPFIVTFLNVSELINTVVFLMRGDYIRLWNRIFGIRYERANANAVAFASNPETLSYEFQNRQLLWNGIAEFLTNLSTIQLPEFVENAWNRAKKEDCDLSEFRSLPERCCVICYSEDQRSDKVVDDHLITNAYITECGHIYCYFCLVNAMRRRWNCLRCGKRVERIDIYMEGMDELKGDVEEYYERVRSGSETEYEEEATDDEGEEATDDEGEEATDEEKGNCLNTSDGNTSDGEEQEGE; encoded by the coding sequence ATGGGGATTATGTACCCAAGAAATAGAGTACTTCAAAGGGATGCCATTGAATTAGAATCTCAGGCCGAGAGTATCTTGGAGACACAGCTAGACAAGGCCTTCAAAGATGGCACGTTACCAATAACGATGCAGAGAATAGGCTCGAGGTACGGAGACGATCTTAAACTTCTACTCAAATTGATACTATTCAAATTGTTTGTATGGAACTCATCCACCAGGTATGGCTTGATATTGCAGAACCTAAAAATTGCAAATACAAGTGGATCAAGACTAAATACTTGGGGGAAGGCGGTTATTTTCTTAGGTATAGTAGGGTCTTATTTAAAGGGGAAGTTGTCCATGTTTGTTTACAGTGATTTGTTTGAGTCCTGGGAGGCTACACATCCAAAGCTGCATGGGTTAGTTAGGAAACTATCAAAGGTAGTCCCATTTATAGTAACTTTCCTCAACGTTTCGGAATTAATCAACACCGTTGTCTTTTTGATGCGGGGCGACTACATAAGGTTGTGGAACAGGATATTTGGAATACGGTATGAGCGGGCAAATGCCAATGCAGTTGCGTTTGCATCGAATCCAGAGACGCTAAGTTACGAGTTTCAGAATCGTCAACTCTTGTGGAATGGGATTGCCGAGTTTTTGACCAATTTATCGACAATACAGTTACCtgaatttgttgagaaTGCATGGAATCGGGCGAAAAAGGAAGATTGCGATCTAAGTGAGTTTCGGTCCTTGCCGGAGAGATGTTGTGTCATATGTTACAGTGAGGACCAAAGGTCGGACAAGGTGGTTGACGACCATCTAATCACTAATGCCTACATCACGGAGTGTGGGCATATATATTGTTATTTCTGTTTGGTGAATGCAATGAGGAGAAGATGGAATTGTTTAAGGTGTGGAAAGAGAGTGGAGAGGATCGATATTTACATGGAAGGTATGGACGAGCTCAAGGGAGATGTTGAGGAGTACTACGAGAGAGTCCGGAGCGGATCAGAGACGGAAtacgaagaagaagctacCGATGATGAGGGGGAAGAAGCTACCGATGATGAGGGAGAAGAAGCTACCGATGAGGAAAAAGggaattgtttgaataCCAGTGACGGCAACACTAGTGACGGTGAAGAGCAAGAAGGCGAATAA